The nucleotide sequence GACATGGCAAAGTGGGATTGAAAAGAAGGGAGTGAGGCGGGCCgccccgggggaggggggggggcaaagAAATTTAATGAAGGGCCCCGTAAACTGCGTGTAACAAGCTCGTATGTCTAGGATTATTGAAAAGAGATAAATAAGGGCACCCCTGATTCTTGGCCTCTGTACTTCCTACTTGTACACGGACCGGCGTATGTGGTATATCCAAACCCTATTTGGCACCTACAccattttttctctttctttttagtCTTCAAAAAATGTGTGCCACGGGCGATTCGGACTCCAACCCTCAAGGTTTGTTCGTGTTTTTTAAAACTGGGTTTTGATTTGTTTTATTCTAGGattttttatttatcttttttacctttttatttttgtttttactttttatcAAATGCATGAACTTTTCAAAATTTTACAAATATCTATTTCAtgaaatttttctccattttgtgaATTTATTTCAATTTCTCAAACTTTTTACTGGACTTCTCTTGAAAATCTGTGAAAAAATTCAAATccttgaacatttaaaaaaatggaatCATTTCAAGGTTGTCGAGAAACAATTTGCTCTTACCCGAACCCCCAACTAGTTGTGGGTACGACATAGGCACAAATTTGTGTCCAGGGGCAAACCCGAACCCTACAGAGTAGTCTTGCATGTGACTCATATAAACGCTAAAATACCTAGCATATAAACTCCAAAGTTCTAGACGGCCAGACTGTATCCACTTCAACCCCCGCTAGTTAGCACTTCCTCAACAATCCCCCGCCCTCATCCTCCTCCCGATCACCAATTTGCCAACCCTAGCACCTCTTGTTGGCGTTTACATCTCACATGGAGCTAGCAACTATCCACCGCCCTTCATTGTTATGTCGATCTTCCCATTGGGTATCGATTGGCACGGATACCCATTCGGTATGGGCCCAGGCAAGATTTTATGTAGACTATGAGTAAGATTTTGTGCCCGTGAGAAACATAGATATGAGTATGGAATTATTGCATCCATACAACTCTACCCATTGACATCCTTCGGAGTTCGGAGGAAACCATTTTTAAACGAAAAGATCAGGCAGGTGAGTAGTTTCATTCTCCACCGTCAAACACCACTCCCTCATAGTAGTATGAAACAAAAATAATAGAAAAAAATGGCATGCGAAATAGGGTATTCACAGTTATTTCCCTACACCTACATCCTATGTACATCAGTGACTATTTTTTATACGTATTTCCCTAGAAATTGAACGAACTATCCAAATCCAATCTTTGTACATGCATGGTCATGGACAACCATTCAAGGGAGTACTCCCATTCAAGGACATGGAAACACACCGTGGGAAcgagaaaagagaaaagagaaaagaggcTAGGAGGGAAATGGCAACTTTAATCTGTCCGCAGAGAGCTCGGCAGTGCAGCGTACGTAAGTACGTACGTAGCCACCACCAAGTCTCGTCATGACTCGACGGCCTCCGGAATGCTCCGTAGCGCGGGCTTCCAGTGCTCCTCCCGGTGCACGTCATGGTGGTGCACCTCCCCGGAGTCCATGATATCCGCCAGCAGCTGCCGAGTGCTGCTACCCCGGCCGCCGGGCGTCTTCCTCCCCATCAGCTCGTGCAGCTGCCTCTTGGTGATCCTGATCGTCACCTCCGACAAGTGCTCCTCCGACGCGtcatggtggtggtggcggtggtggtggtcgtcttCCGACGTGGACGACGCCCCCTCCCACTCGCCGTCGTCCGCCCACGACTCCCCAGCGTGCCGCGACGCCGCGCAGTTCCCCATCAGATGAGATAGCCCTCCCGACTGACGACTGCCTCTCTCCTGGCTGCCGGACCGCCGCTAGCGAGCTCTAGCTCGTTCAACTTTTTCTGATCGCTCGCAGGCAAGAAATCGAGATGAACGGGTAGACAAGATGCAATGTGACGAAGATAGGCTGCTGTGTGTATTTATAGTTGGAGGCGCTGGGTCATTCTCCGCACGCGCGGATTAGGCGTTGGTCGTCTAGCCCGTGATGTCAGAGGCACGGGAGAGGGAGGCGAAGTCCGGGTCCGACGTGGCGTGCCGGTCATGAACCCGGTCAGAGGATCTCATCCTGACATCCTCCGCCGGCAGGGCTCCTGGAGCTAGAAGCCGGGCGACAGTGTCGTAGACTCCCGGTGCGGCTGCGTAGGCACGCCACTAAATTAGTACTTCTTTGTGGATAATCGAATAAATTGTTTTTTTTAGGACACAAGGCGAGCAAATTTCGGGAAACACGAGAGTGAATTGCCTGGTCTCGCTCGGGGCACGCGACGAGCcgcgtttttgttttgtttttggcgAAACACGCGACTGCGTAGCTCTTGGGGCAGGTTGCTGCTTCAGCTGGTCTTGGGCCGCTGCCTGGTGTGTGAATGGGCTCGGAGGCGAATCTATCGAGCGGCCACTCCCGCGAGCTTTCGTGTAAGAAGGTATTGCCGACGACTGCCGTGCTTAAACCGCGGATCAGATAGTATAGATGAGGTCAGTAAAATTCTAGGCTGAATGGATCAGAAGCTTCAAAAAGCTGAAAGGATAAGATGTCCCTGCTTAGAAAATTACCATGTGTGGTGACGTGTCGTGGTAAATATATACTGCTGGATAAGCTTTCTTTCAAGAAAAAGTTTACTGAGTTGATGAGCAAGCTTTACTTGTCAGATTTTACTTTGTCCAACGAGTGCAGCATGCATCTTCCGATGCTATGCATCTTCAGATCATCTCGGGTCATCATTCCCTGCAAAACACCGAGAAAACCTGCACGCCTGCGTGATGTCTGTATGAACTACGCGCTGACAGAATCTCTTTGACGAGCGAGATAGAAGATGTTTCGATTGGCAGGACAACGGTCGTGGTCC is from Triticum aestivum cultivar Chinese Spring chromosome 3A, IWGSC CS RefSeq v2.1, whole genome shotgun sequence and encodes:
- the LOC123058679 gene encoding uncharacterized protein, whose protein sequence is MGNCAASRHAGESWADDGEWEGASSTSEDDHHHRHHHHDASEEHLSEVTIRITKRQLHELMGRKTPGGRGSSTRQLLADIMDSGEVHHHDVHREEHWKPALRSIPEAVES